A genome region from Tolypothrix sp. PCC 7712 includes the following:
- the tmk gene encoding dTMP kinase, which yields MVGKLIVFEGVEGCGKTSQMQLCQAWLQSLGVSVVLTREPGGTELGLDLRRLLLEKADNKPIAEVTELLLYAADRAQHVEQELKPHLAQGKYILCDRYIESTIAYQGYGRRLNMSLIEQLNYIATGGLLSDLTIWLDVDVEIGLARKRGDEQAFDRIEQETIAFHQRVQQGYAALAAAYPKRIIRIDGTLSKEIVHQTIQQVLRVDAEQLVARHRLSWE from the coding sequence ATGGTTGGCAAATTAATCGTATTTGAAGGGGTAGAAGGCTGCGGTAAAACTAGCCAAATGCAGCTTTGTCAAGCATGGTTGCAAAGCTTGGGTGTTTCTGTAGTCCTGACAAGGGAACCCGGGGGAACAGAATTAGGTTTGGATTTGCGCCGCTTGTTGCTAGAAAAGGCGGATAATAAACCGATCGCAGAAGTGACAGAATTATTGTTATATGCAGCTGACAGAGCGCAACACGTAGAACAAGAGCTGAAACCCCATTTAGCACAAGGGAAATATATTTTATGCGATCGCTATATTGAATCTACCATTGCCTATCAAGGTTATGGTCGGCGTTTAAATATGAGTTTAATTGAGCAATTGAATTATATTGCTACTGGTGGTTTACTCAGCGACCTGACTATTTGGTTAGATGTTGATGTCGAAATTGGACTGGCCCGAAAAAGGGGAGATGAGCAAGCATTTGACCGCATCGAACAAGAAACCATCGCCTTTCATCAGCGAGTACAGCAAGGCTACGCAGCATTAGCCGCAGCTTATCCCAAAAGAATTATTCGCATCGATGGCACTTTGAGTAAGGAAATTGTACACCAAACAATTCAACAAGTTTTGCGCGTAGACGCGGAGCAGCTTGTCGCCAGACATCGCCTATCGTGGGAGTAG
- a CDS encoding DNA polymerase III subunit delta', giving the protein MTNDPFAPLIGQQQAIELLTQAVKQNRVAPAYLFVGTDGVGRSLAARCFIELLFASDVETKLSGFLHNRLLQGNHPDVLWVEPTYQYQGQRLTAKEAADKGVKRKAPPVIRLEQIREITEFLGRPPLEASRNIVVLEQAETMAEAAANALLKTLEEPGKATLILIAPTPDAVLPTLVSRCQRIPFYRLDGASLAEVLTQSGRGEVLQNPALLSIAAGSPGSAIASYEQLQNIPPELLEAVKKAPASYRQALELAKAIDKDLDTEAQLWLVDYLQQFYWHKWYRVGIIQQLEKARKSLLCYAQPRLVWECTLLALYQQCQ; this is encoded by the coding sequence ATGACAAATGATCCATTTGCACCACTTATAGGTCAACAGCAAGCGATAGAGTTACTGACTCAGGCTGTGAAACAAAATCGTGTTGCACCAGCTTATCTATTTGTGGGGACGGATGGGGTGGGACGGAGTTTAGCCGCAAGGTGCTTTATTGAGTTGCTATTTGCTAGTGATGTAGAGACAAAATTAAGTGGATTTTTACATAATCGCTTGCTGCAAGGTAACCACCCGGATGTATTGTGGGTAGAGCCAACTTACCAATATCAAGGTCAAAGGCTAACAGCAAAGGAAGCAGCAGATAAAGGTGTGAAGCGTAAAGCACCACCTGTTATTAGGTTAGAGCAAATTCGAGAAATTACTGAGTTTCTCGGCCGTCCGCCGTTAGAAGCGTCAAGAAATATAGTGGTGCTGGAACAAGCAGAAACAATGGCGGAAGCAGCAGCCAATGCTTTGCTGAAAACCTTGGAAGAACCAGGAAAGGCGACATTAATTTTAATTGCACCCACACCTGACGCTGTATTACCAACATTAGTGTCACGCTGTCAACGCATTCCGTTTTATCGCTTAGATGGAGCCTCTTTAGCTGAAGTACTCACTCAATCTGGACGTGGAGAAGTTTTGCAAAATCCAGCATTGCTGAGTATAGCAGCAGGTAGCCCAGGAAGTGCGATCGCATCTTACGAGCAATTACAAAATATTCCCCCTGAACTACTCGAAGCGGTGAAAAAAGCACCTGCATCATACCGTCAGGCTTTGGAGTTAGCTAAAGCGATTGATAAAGATTTAGATACAGAAGCGCAACTCTGGTTAGTTGATTATCTTCAGCAATTTTACTGGCATAAATGGTATCGCGTAGGCATTATTCAACAGCTAGAAAAAGCGCGTAAATCTCTACTTTGCTACGCCCAACCGCGTTTGGTTTGGGAATGTACTTTATTAGCATTGTATCAACAATGCCAGTAG
- a CDS encoding CTB family bacteriocin, translating into MSHEIKNIVAVELSEDELDNVAGGFGIILGDGQSLTLGTGATFQQKNLAVAQQTFAGPNGAGTTTLINAQEIFSDAGQVLTVGN; encoded by the coding sequence ATGTCTCACGAAATCAAAAACATCGTTGCTGTTGAACTTTCTGAAGATGAATTAGATAACGTTGCTGGTGGATTTGGAATAATTCTTGGTGACGGACAAAGCCTTACTTTAGGTACTGGTGCCACCTTCCAACAAAAAAATCTAGCAGTTGCTCAACAAACATTTGCAGGCCCTAACGGTGCTGGTACAACAACTTTGATTAACGCTCAAGAAATCTTCAGCGATGCTGGTCAAGTCCTAACTGTTGGTAACTAA
- a CDS encoding CTB family bacteriocin, with protein MSNEIKNIAAIELSEDELDNVAGGFGIVLGDGQNLSLGTGATFQQKNLAVGQQTVAGPGGAGTTTLVNAQEIFSNAGQVLTVGN; from the coding sequence ATGTCTAACGAAATTAAAAACATTGCTGCTATTGAACTTTCTGAAGATGAATTAGATAACGTTGCTGGTGGATTTGGAATAGTTCTTGGTGATGGACAAAACCTCTCCTTAGGTACTGGTGCCACCTTCCAACAAAAAAATCTGGCAGTAGGTCAACAAACAGTTGCAGGGCCTGGCGGTGCTGGTACTACCACTTTGGTTAATGCTCAAGAAATCTTCAGCAATGCCGGACAAGTACTAACTGTTGGTAACTAA
- a CDS encoding CTB family bacteriocin gives MSNEIKNIAAVELSEDELDNVAGGFDGIVLGGGQNLGLFTNSSFQQKNLAVGQQTVAGPGGAGTTTLVNAQDIISSAGQGLFVGQ, from the coding sequence ATGTCTAACGAAATCAAAAACATCGCTGCTGTTGAATTATCTGAAGATGAATTAGATAACGTTGCTGGTGGATTTGATGGAATTGTTCTGGGTGGCGGACAAAATCTTGGTCTATTTACCAATAGCAGCTTCCAACAAAAAAATCTGGCAGTAGGTCAACAAACAGTTGCAGGGCCTGGTGGTGCTGGTACAACAACTTTGGTTAACGCTCAAGATATCATCAGCAGTGCTGGTCAAGGGCTGTTCGTAGGTCAATAA
- a CDS encoding CTB family bacteriocin gives MSNEIKNIAAVELSEDELDNVAGGFDGIVLGGGQNLGLFTNSSFQQKNLAVGQQTVAGPGGAGTTTLVNAQDIISSAGQGLFVGQ, from the coding sequence ATGTCTAACGAAATCAAAAACATCGCTGCTGTTGAATTATCTGAAGATGAATTAGATAACGTTGCTGGTGGATTTGATGGAATTGTTCTGGGTGGCGGACAAAATCTTGGTCTATTTACCAATAGCAGCTTCCAACAAAAAAATCTGGCAGTAGGTCAACAAACAGTTGCAGGCCCTGGTGGTGCTGGTACTACAACTTTAGTTAATGCTCAAGATATCATCAGCAGTGCTGGTCAAGGTTTGTTTGTTGGTCAATAA
- a CDS encoding CTB family bacteriocin, whose amino-acid sequence MSNEIKNIAAVELSEDELDNVAGGFGIVLGGGQSLGLVTGSSFEQKNLAVGQQTVAGPGGAGTTTLVNAQDIISSAGQGLFVGQ is encoded by the coding sequence ATGTCTAACGAAATTAAAAACATCGCTGCTGTTGAATTATCTGAAGATGAATTAGATAACGTTGCTGGTGGATTTGGAATTGTTTTAGGTGGCGGTCAAAGTCTTGGTTTAGTCACTGGTAGCAGCTTTGAACAAAAAAATCTGGCAGTAGGTCAGCAAACAGTTGCAGGCCCTGGTGGTGCTGGTACTACAACTTTAGTTAATGCTCAAGATATCATCAGCAGTGCTGGTCAAGGTTTGTTTGTTGGTCAATAA
- a CDS encoding CTB family bacteriocin: MSNEIKNIAAVELSEDELDNVAGGFGIVLGGGQSLGLVTGSSFQQKNLAVGQQTVAGPGGAGTTTLVNAQDIISSAGQGLFVGQ; this comes from the coding sequence ATGTCTAACGAAATTAAGAACATTGCTGCTGTTGAATTATCTGAAGATGAATTAGATAACGTTGCTGGTGGATTTGGAATTGTTTTAGGTGGCGGTCAAAGTCTTGGTTTAGTCACTGGTAGCAGCTTCCAACAAAAAAATCTGGCAGTAGGTCAACAAACAGTTGCAGGCCCTGGTGGTGCTGGTACAACAACTTTGGTTAACGCTCAAGATATCATCAGCAGTGCTGGTCAAGGGCTGTTCGTAGGTCAATAA
- a CDS encoding CTB family bacteriocin, whose translation MSNEIKNIAAVELSEDELDNVAGGFGIVLGGGQSLGLVTGSSFEQKNLAVGQQTVAGPGGAGTTTLVNAQDIISSAGQGLFVGN comes from the coding sequence ATGTCTAACGAAATTAAGAACATTGCTGCTGTTGAATTATCTGAAGATGAATTAGATAACGTTGCTGGTGGTTTTGGAATTGTTTTAGGTGGTGGTCAAAGTCTTGGTTTAGTCACTGGTAGCAGCTTTGAACAAAAAAATCTGGCAGTAGGTCAACAAACAGTTGCAGGGCCTGGTGGTGCTGGTACTACCACTTTGGTTAATGCTCAAGATATCATCAGCAGTGCTGGTCAAGGTTTGTTTGTTGGTAACTAA
- a CDS encoding response regulator transcription factor encodes MIKVLLVEDQEIVRQGLKTLLESKPGLQVVGEANNGKSAIAQLKTLQQINQFPDVVLMDIRMPEMNGVQATKIICQQFPDIKVLVLTTFNDTDYVAEALRFGAKGYLLKDTPADELAKAIQSVHQGYTQFGPGIVEKVIAENSLTKANSSKPLPPGLTQLTDREREVLLLLAAGANNREIAQNLHLSEGTVRNHITHILTRMNLRDRTQAAIVANSYRSWLENTETSNNS; translated from the coding sequence TTGATTAAAGTCTTACTTGTTGAAGATCAAGAAATTGTGCGGCAGGGTTTGAAGACGCTTTTGGAGTCAAAGCCGGGTTTGCAAGTGGTGGGTGAGGCAAATAATGGCAAAAGTGCGATCGCACAACTGAAAACATTACAGCAAATTAACCAATTTCCTGATGTAGTGCTGATGGATATCCGAATGCCTGAGATGAATGGTGTACAGGCTACAAAGATAATTTGTCAGCAATTTCCAGATATTAAAGTTTTGGTTCTGACTACATTTAACGATACAGATTATGTTGCCGAAGCGCTGCGTTTTGGTGCTAAGGGATATTTGTTAAAAGATACTCCCGCCGATGAACTTGCCAAAGCAATTCAATCAGTTCACCAAGGCTATACCCAATTTGGGCCGGGAATTGTCGAAAAAGTGATTGCAGAAAACTCTTTGACAAAGGCAAACTCATCCAAGCCATTACCACCAGGCTTAACACAATTAACAGACAGAGAACGAGAAGTATTGTTATTGCTAGCAGCAGGCGCAAATAACCGCGAAATTGCCCAAAACCTGCATTTATCTGAAGGAACCGTGAGAAATCACATCACACATATTTTAACGAGAATGAACCTGCGCGATCGCACCCAAGCTGCGATCGTTGCTAATTCCTACCGCAGTTGGTTAGAAAACACTGAAACCTCAAATAATTCGTAA
- a CDS encoding response regulator, translated as MQITQSSKGDILIIDDTLDNLRLLSAMLTEQGYEVRSVTNGAMALIGIKAQPPDLILLDISMPGMSGYEVCEHLKSDPQTQEIPVIFISALNEVFDKVKAFAVGGVDFITKPFQIEEVLARIEVQLKLCRLQLQLQEQNQRLQEQEAELRRSLEQERALNQRIEEMVALEERNRIARDIHDSLGHSLVALNVQMETVLTLWHSDSERAWQFLVEAKKLGSAALREVRESVSAIRSDPLQGQLLETAIANLAEEFSHLTDIQPDCEIDLSQPLSNTVNHVVFRIIQEGLTNIYKYANATKVQIKIQTRNDGLLLLLQDNGQGFDSDQAVTGFGLQGMRERTAAMGGQLDIFSKPSAGCRIMAHFPRGEE; from the coding sequence ATGCAAATTACCCAGTCCAGCAAAGGAGATATTCTCATCATTGATGACACCCTAGATAACCTGCGTTTACTATCAGCAATGCTGACAGAACAAGGTTATGAAGTGCGGAGTGTTACTAATGGTGCGATGGCATTAATTGGCATCAAAGCTCAACCACCAGATTTAATTTTGCTCGATATTAGTATGCCAGGAATGAGTGGGTATGAAGTGTGTGAGCATCTTAAATCTGACCCCCAAACACAAGAAATTCCTGTAATTTTTATTAGTGCTTTAAATGAGGTATTCGATAAAGTCAAAGCCTTTGCTGTGGGTGGTGTAGATTTTATTACTAAACCTTTTCAAATTGAAGAAGTTCTCGCCCGCATCGAAGTACAGCTAAAACTTTGCCGCTTACAATTGCAACTCCAAGAACAAAATCAGCGCTTACAAGAACAAGAAGCAGAACTCAGGCGATCGCTTGAACAAGAACGGGCGCTAAATCAACGGATTGAGGAAATGGTAGCCCTAGAAGAACGCAATCGCATCGCCCGCGATATCCATGATTCTTTGGGACATTCTTTAGTAGCGCTAAATGTGCAAATGGAAACAGTGTTAACACTTTGGCACAGCGATTCTGAACGGGCATGGCAGTTTTTAGTCGAAGCCAAAAAACTTGGTTCCGCAGCCCTGAGAGAAGTGAGAGAATCAGTTTCCGCCATTCGTTCCGATCCACTCCAAGGACAATTACTCGAAACTGCGATCGCCAACCTTGCCGAGGAATTTTCTCACCTCACCGATATCCAACCAGACTGCGAAATTGATTTATCACAACCCTTATCTAATACCGTGAATCATGTAGTATTTCGCATTATTCAGGAAGGATTAACTAATATTTATAAATATGCCAACGCCACAAAAGTACAAATCAAAATCCAAACCAGAAATGATGGATTATTACTGTTACTGCAAGATAACGGCCAAGGCTTCGATTCCGATCAAGCCGTGACAGGCTTCGGACTGCAAGGAATGCGCGAACGCACCGCCGCAATGGGCGGACAGCTAGATATCTTCAGTAAACCCAGTGCTGGGTGCCGAATTATGGCACACTTTCCCAGGGGGGAGGAGTAG
- a CDS encoding ATP-binding protein has protein sequence MRPFKHKFAKAVKSLHLRHVLVVPFILQISLAVGLTGWLSIYNGQRAVNDVAIRLRSEITSRIQQYLQTYVETPHKINQLNANAIRLGEINLQDLAALERHLWYQIETFNTVTAVYIGSNYGEHVAVEKGDHGGFQVKISGESTNHEIRIYAADRPGNHTKLLRFRPNYDPRTRPWYTSAVKSKTANWGGIYRLFATPKFVLNASLPIYDNRNNLLGVAAVDFSLIEISQFLRELKIGRSGVTFIVEPQTGLLVGSSTTQQPYEIENPQAPITKQNPRRIQAVDSKDPLTRNTAAYLQQHFGKFTKIAQPQQLDFDIKGQRQFLQLLPMKTQQGLDWLIVVVVPEADFMDQINANTRTTIILCLAAFILATGLGMLTARWITQPILKLGSAAKAIASGNLNQRVAVQSTTELNDLAKSFNQMALQLRASFDALAQTNEELESRVTERTTELGEKNAQLQQEIRDRQKAEAALSKSEAELRLMFAAMTDMVVVFDSEGRYLKYVQTQSYTYKPDVDRAGKTVHEVLPKDVANLIYDAIQQALLLREQPDKPDKSRKSVYLEYHLAVKNRETWFLASVSPLSENTVLWVARDISKLKKTEIALKQAKEAADAANLAKSQFLSNMSHELRTPLNIILGFTQLLLRNHSLNPQQQDYIDTINRSGEDLLTLINDVLEMSKIEAGRVTLNETNFDLWNLVERLQQMFALKAQSKGLQLIALRSPTVPQYIHADESKIRQVLVNLIGNAIKFTQSGTVTLRVNAGEQIIIPNQEVTLRFSVEDTGCGIASKDFEKLFEPFVQTETGYKSQEGTGLGLPISQRFVRLMGGDLRVNSELCKGSTFTFDIPTRAVILDTLPTPQETRQVIGLEPGQSSYRILIVEDKLENRRLLVELLTPIGFEVKEAVNGEAAIALWESWAPHFIWMDIRMPVMNGFETTQHIKAAGNQPPVIVALTGSAFEEDRLTALSLGFDDFVRKPLRANIIFDKMAEHLGVRYVYAQEANQQQNIEIGSTNSASTPTNSLTVADLELMPREWIEQLHQAALRVNSKEVLRLIEQIPQKSDRLAKALTDLVDRFGFEEMIELTKQQQQAVKKPV, from the coding sequence ATGCGTCCTTTCAAGCATAAATTTGCGAAAGCTGTTAAAAGTTTACACTTGCGTCATGTGCTAGTGGTGCCTTTTATCTTGCAAATTTCTTTGGCTGTTGGGTTGACTGGATGGTTATCAATTTACAATGGGCAACGCGCAGTTAATGACGTAGCAATTCGACTCCGCAGTGAAATTACATCTCGCATTCAGCAGTATCTCCAAACTTATGTAGAAACGCCTCATAAAATTAACCAACTAAATGCGAATGCTATCCGCTTGGGTGAAATAAATTTACAAGATTTAGCAGCATTAGAAAGACACCTTTGGTATCAAATTGAAACATTTAATACAGTGACGGCGGTTTATATTGGTTCTAACTATGGCGAACATGTTGCTGTAGAAAAGGGTGATCATGGAGGCTTTCAAGTAAAAATTTCTGGGGAATCTACTAATCACGAAATCCGCATTTATGCCGCAGATAGGCCGGGAAATCATACAAAACTTTTAAGATTTAGACCTAATTACGATCCGCGAACTCGTCCTTGGTATACCTCAGCAGTTAAGTCCAAAACAGCGAACTGGGGGGGAATTTATCGACTATTTGCAACACCTAAATTTGTCTTAAATGCTAGCTTGCCTATATACGATAATCGTAATAATCTGCTGGGTGTGGCGGCTGTAGATTTTTCTTTGATAGAGATTAGCCAATTTCTCAGAGAGTTAAAAATTGGACGTTCTGGTGTGACTTTTATTGTTGAGCCGCAAACAGGATTACTGGTTGGGAGTTCTACCACTCAACAACCCTACGAAATTGAAAATCCCCAAGCGCCGATTACCAAGCAAAATCCTCGGCGCATCCAGGCGGTGGATAGCAAAGATCCATTGACGCGCAACACTGCTGCATATTTGCAGCAACACTTTGGCAAGTTCACCAAAATTGCTCAACCACAACAATTAGATTTTGACATTAAAGGTCAAAGGCAATTTTTACAACTTCTGCCAATGAAAACTCAGCAGGGTTTGGATTGGCTGATTGTGGTGGTGGTTCCAGAAGCTGATTTCATGGATCAAATCAATGCCAATACTCGGACAACGATTATACTTTGCCTAGCCGCATTTATACTGGCAACGGGATTGGGGATGTTAACGGCGCGTTGGATTACTCAGCCGATTTTAAAACTGGGAAGTGCAGCCAAAGCGATCGCATCTGGTAATTTGAATCAAAGAGTGGCTGTGCAAAGCACCACCGAGTTAAACGATTTGGCAAAGTCTTTTAACCAAATGGCGTTACAATTGCGCGCCTCCTTTGACGCTTTAGCCCAAACCAACGAAGAATTAGAAAGCCGTGTAACTGAAAGAACTACAGAACTAGGCGAGAAAAATGCTCAACTTCAGCAAGAAATTCGCGATCGCCAAAAAGCAGAGGCGGCGTTATCTAAATCCGAAGCGGAACTGCGGTTAATGTTCGCTGCGATGACGGATATGGTTGTGGTGTTTGATAGCGAGGGACGTTACCTCAAATATGTGCAAACCCAATCCTATACATATAAACCAGATGTAGACCGGGCTGGGAAAACAGTTCACGAAGTTTTACCCAAAGATGTTGCCAATCTGATCTATGATGCGATTCAACAAGCACTGCTGTTGCGAGAACAGCCTGATAAACCTGATAAATCGCGCAAGAGTGTTTACTTGGAATATCACTTAGCTGTGAAGAATCGCGAAACTTGGTTTTTAGCCAGTGTTTCCCCATTGTCTGAGAATACAGTATTGTGGGTAGCCCGTGATATTAGCAAGCTGAAAAAGACAGAAATTGCCCTCAAGCAAGCTAAAGAGGCGGCGGATGCGGCTAACTTAGCTAAGAGTCAGTTTCTCTCAAACATGAGCCATGAACTGAGAACTCCCCTCAATATTATTCTGGGCTTTACCCAACTGCTGCTGCGAAATCACTCACTTAATCCTCAGCAGCAAGACTATATAGATACAATTAACCGCAGTGGCGAAGACTTGCTGACATTAATTAATGATGTCTTAGAAATGTCCAAAATTGAAGCCGGTCGCGTCACCCTCAACGAAACCAATTTTGACTTGTGGAACTTGGTAGAACGCTTGCAACAAATGTTTGCACTCAAAGCCCAATCTAAAGGCTTACAGTTAATTGCCCTGCGATCGCCCACAGTTCCCCAATATATCCACGCCGATGAAAGTAAAATTCGTCAGGTGCTAGTGAATCTCATCGGCAACGCGATTAAATTTACACAATCTGGCACAGTAACATTACGCGTAAATGCTGGGGAACAAATCATCATTCCCAACCAAGAAGTTACCCTGCGCTTCAGCGTTGAAGATACAGGCTGCGGCATTGCTTCAAAGGATTTTGAGAAGTTATTTGAGCCATTTGTGCAAACTGAAACAGGTTATAAATCTCAGGAAGGCACAGGCTTAGGATTACCCATCAGTCAGCGATTTGTGCGGCTCATGGGGGGAGATTTAAGGGTGAATAGCGAACTGTGCAAAGGCTCAACTTTTACCTTTGATATCCCCACCCGTGCAGTAATTTTAGATACTTTACCTACTCCCCAAGAAACTCGCCAAGTCATCGGCTTAGAACCAGGGCAATCTAGTTATCGGATTTTGATTGTGGAAGATAAACTAGAAAATCGGCGGTTATTGGTAGAATTATTAACCCCCATCGGCTTTGAAGTTAAAGAAGCAGTCAACGGCGAAGCTGCGATCGCACTTTGGGAAAGTTGGGCACCCCATTTCATCTGGATGGATATTAGAATGCCTGTAATGAACGGCTTTGAAACCACTCAACATATTAAAGCCGCAGGTAATCAGCCCCCAGTCATTGTAGCTTTAACTGGTAGCGCCTTTGAAGAAGACAGGTTAACAGCCTTATCCTTAGGCTTTGATGACTTTGTGCGTAAACCCTTGCGGGCAAATATCATTTTTGACAAGATGGCGGAACACTTAGGTGTGCGCTACGTTTACGCCCAAGAAGCGAACCAACAGCAAAATATAGAAATTGGTTCTACTAATAGTGCATCCACCCCAACCAACTCATTAACAGTTGCAGACTTAGAACTGATGCCGAGAGAATGGATAGAACAACTGCATCAAGCCGCGCTAAGAGTTAATAGCAAAGAAGTATTGAGATTAATTGAGCAAATTCCACAAAAGAGCGATCGCCTTGCCAAAGCCTTAACTGATTTAGTTGATCGCTTTGGTTTTGAAGAGATGATCGAATTAACCAAGCAGCAGCAGCAGGCGGTTAAAAAACCCGTTTAA